The Flavipsychrobacter sp. genome contains the following window.
GCCGATGGACGAAGTAAGGTTACTAAGCTGGCAAAAGAAAAGGGCTATTATTTCACTTCAGAAAAAGTGAAGGACGACCATATGCCGTCATGGATACAGGCTTATGGAAAAGAAAAAGGCTTTGCTATTGGCTTGCAAGAATCTCAAATACTAGCTACTTACTTGGGTAACGATCTGCAAAAAGTAGTTAACGAAATAGATAAGGTACGTATTAATGTGCCTAATGAGCCTGCATTAACTGCTGCCATGATACAAAAGTATATAGGCATCAGTAGAGACTACAATGTTTTCGAGTTTCCAGAAACATTGACCAACGGGAATAAGGATAAGCTTTATAGAATGCTCTCTTATTTTATAGCCAACCCTAAGTCGGCACCAATGCCTTTGTTGATAGGTTCTTTCTACAATCATTTCAACGGCTTATATAAAGCTTCCTTTTTAAAGAATGCTTCTGATAAAGAGGCTGCAGATGCTTTAGGAACTTTCCCTAGTAGGGCAAAGGGGTTAGTGAGTGTGGCTTCTCGCTTCAATGTACAACAGATGGAGGCCTGTATGCTGTTGTTGGGCAAATATAGTGCTGCTGCTGTAGGTATT
Protein-coding sequences here:
- the holA gene encoding DNA polymerase III subunit delta; the encoded protein is MVADYKKILQSIKQKDFAPVYLIDGEEPYYLDLITEHFEQDILTEAERDFNLIVLYAKEVTWSDVVNACRRFPMFAERQVVILKDAGQLKGFNELAGYLENPAPTTIFLLENRFKKADGRSKVTKLAKEKGYYFTSEKVKDDHMPSWIQAYGKEKGFAIGLQESQILATYLGNDLQKVVNEIDKVRINVPNEPALTAAMIQKYIGISRDYNVFEFPETLTNGNKDKLYRMLSYFIANPKSAPMPLLIGSFYNHFNGLYKASFLKNASDKEAADALGTFPSRAKGLVSVASRFNVQQMEACMLLLGKYSAAAVGIGSTAKDGDLLKEMVGKLETILG